CACGCCATATAGCGGACACAGCTAAAGAGAAGCGCCATGTATCAGTATGACGCGCATGACCAAGCCATCGTCGATCAACGAGTGGTGGAATTCCGCGAGCAAACCCAGCGGTTTCTCGCCGGCCAAATCAGCGATGAGGAGTTCCGCCCGCTGCGTCTGATGAACGGCCTGTACATACAGCGCCAAGCCCCCATGCTGCGGGTCGCAATCCCGTACGGCTTGCTGTCGAGTCGTCAGATGAGAATGCTCGCCCACATCGCGCGTACGTACGATAAAAACTACGGGCATTTCAGCACCCGTCAAAACATTCAGTACAACTGGCCCAAACTCGAGGACGTACCCCAAATCCTCGCTGACCTCGCGACGGTGCAGATGCACGCGATCCAAACCAGTGGTAACTGCATTCGCAATGTCACCAGCGATCAGCTCGCTGGCGTCACACCCGATGAAATCGAAGACCCCCGTCCTTATTGCGAAATCATCCGGCAATGGTCGACTTTCCATCCGGAATTTTCCTATTTGCCGCGCAAGTTCAAGATTGCGGTGACCGGTGCCCAGCGTGATCGCACAGCAGCGCTGGTTCACGATATCGGTTTGCAGATCGTAAAAGACGATGCGGGTCAAACCGGTTTCCGCGTATTCGTCGGCGGCGGGTTGGGTCGAACGCCCATCATCGGCGTTGCGATACGGGATTTTCTACCGAAGCGAGACTTGCTCTCTTACTTAGAAGCCATTGTTCGCGTTTACAATCGCCTGGGACGACGTGACAACATCCACAAAGCGCGGATCAAAATTCTGGTCAAATCAGCGGGGCCGGAGCAGTTCGCCAAGCTGGTCGAAGAGGAGTGGCAGCATATCAAGGACGGCGCGCTCGTTTTGGATGACGCCGAAATTGCCCGGGTCACGGCGTTCTTCCAGCCACCGGATTACCGCCAGGATGGGTCGTTTGCTAATTTGGCCAACCAACTGGCTGAAGATCGAGCATTCGCGGCGTGGTTTCAGCGTAACACCGCGGACCATCGGGTTGAGGGATATCGTGCGGTCTACCTTTCGCTCAAAGCCCCCACCGTGGCACCGGGCGACATTACCTCCGAACAGATGGAACGCGTAGCTGATTTGGCCGACCGGTATAGCTTTGGTCTGATTCGCACGACGCATCACCAGAACCTTTTGTTTGCGGATGTTCGAGAGGCCGACTTGCGCGAGTTGTGGACTGAATTGAAGTCGATCGGACTGGCCCAACCGAATATCGGGACCTTGACGGACATGATCTGCTGTCCAGGTCTGGATTTCTGCAGCTTGGCGAACGCCGGCAGCATTGATGTCGCACGGCAAATCAACGAAAGATTCGATGATTTGGACTACTTGTACGACCTGGGTGATTTGCGGTTGAACATGTCAGGCTGCATGAATGCCTGCGGCCACCACCACGTCGGCCATATCGGCATCCTAGGTGTCGATAAAAAGGGTGAGGAGTGGTACCAGATCCAATTGGGTGGCAGTTCGGAGAACGACGTCTCGCTCGGCAAGGTTCTCGGGCCCTCGTTCCCCAAAAACCAAGTCGCTGAAGTGCTTTCCATGATCGTAGATACCTACGTGGAGCGACGCGAGGAAGGCGAACGATTCGTTGACACTTATCGCCGTGTGGGAATCGCGCCCTTCAAAGAGCGCGTTTATAGCGAAGCTTTAGGAGAATAAGCCATGGCAGTGATCCGCGATGGCAAGCTGGTTGATAGTACTTGGCAGTTCGGAAATCTGAACGATCCGTTACCAAACGGGCCCCTCATCGTGCCCTTTGCCCGGTGGCAGACCGAGCGAGCGAAGATTCTAGGCGAAACTCGCCCTTATATCGGCGTTTCACTCAACTCCGAGGAAAGCATTGAGGAGTTGTCCACCGATCTGGCTCACCTGCAGGCGGTCGCATTGGATTTTCCCGTATTCAAAGACGGTCGGCACTACACGACGGCAAGGTTGCTCCGGGAACGATACCGCTTTCAAGGGGACATCATCGCCACGGGCGATGTGTTAATTGATCAGCTCTATTTCATGCAGCGGGTCGGATTCAACGTAATGGTGCTGCGTGACGATCAAGACGCCGCAACCGCGCTGTCGGTCCTCGCACGCCGACCGGCGACCTATCAAGCTGCGGCCGACGAAAAACAACCCTTCT
This Pseudomonadota bacterium DNA region includes the following protein-coding sequences:
- a CDS encoding DUF934 domain-containing protein yields the protein MAVIRDGKLVDSTWQFGNLNDPLPNGPLIVPFARWQTERAKILGETRPYIGVSLNSEESIEELSTDLAHLQAVALDFPVFKDGRHYTTARLLRERYRFQGDIIATGDVLIDQLYFMQRVGFNVMVLRDDQDAATALSVLARRPATYQAAADEKQPFYRRRNTVLS
- a CDS encoding nitrite/sulfite reductase, translated to MYQYDAHDQAIVDQRVVEFREQTQRFLAGQISDEEFRPLRLMNGLYIQRQAPMLRVAIPYGLLSSRQMRMLAHIARTYDKNYGHFSTRQNIQYNWPKLEDVPQILADLATVQMHAIQTSGNCIRNVTSDQLAGVTPDEIEDPRPYCEIIRQWSTFHPEFSYLPRKFKIAVTGAQRDRTAALVHDIGLQIVKDDAGQTGFRVFVGGGLGRTPIIGVAIRDFLPKRDLLSYLEAIVRVYNRLGRRDNIHKARIKILVKSAGPEQFAKLVEEEWQHIKDGALVLDDAEIARVTAFFQPPDYRQDGSFANLANQLAEDRAFAAWFQRNTADHRVEGYRAVYLSLKAPTVAPGDITSEQMERVADLADRYSFGLIRTTHHQNLLFADVREADLRELWTELKSIGLAQPNIGTLTDMICCPGLDFCSLANAGSIDVARQINERFDDLDYLYDLGDLRLNMSGCMNACGHHHVGHIGILGVDKKGEEWYQIQLGGSSENDVSLGKVLGPSFPKNQVAEVLSMIVDTYVERREEGERFVDTYRRVGIAPFKERVYSEALGE